The Deltaproteobacteria bacterium genome window below encodes:
- a CDS encoding glycosyltransferase family 39 protein: MVEERWSIAIFVAALLVRLHWNLVTHPLGEYIYSDMNGYNSRADRLVKEPFGHFEYHAFFPFGTHAFAAAFKAVFGLEDFRQLGVAYALMGALGVLAAHRIALRVSTVRWVPHVLGLFLVCYYPYLSIGGYLLSELPFSVCFMLAVWCSIRLVDHGRMRDAVLMGAAAGFGAWFRPQILMSVGVLGLYWLWRRRALPRVKLLHFVGAGVPLAILLGLSAAHFRYQTGRNGLVSENGPFNMVFGRCHNSKIESLPDGKGHGKVHFRPPEFLQLNNLLERKRKEGVEPPVKLNPIIGDVLNYPGYIGDRERHNAYIRECLHKTTLWRQLEYTYLNVALLWRYNVPWPDSGRGQWREPARVWTRIYEIAFAIPSLLFLFTLGPRRLVRQGWLAVHMVAVLVTAALYFGGTRHRASYDPLFLFFALEVYAVIGRWAWQRWRARRAARA; this comes from the coding sequence GTGGTCGAGGAACGTTGGTCCATCGCGATCTTCGTGGCCGCGCTGCTCGTGCGCCTGCACTGGAACCTCGTCACCCATCCGCTGGGCGAGTACATCTACTCGGACATGAACGGCTACAACTCGCGGGCCGACAGGCTCGTGAAGGAGCCGTTCGGCCACTTCGAGTACCACGCGTTCTTTCCCTTCGGCACCCACGCGTTCGCGGCCGCGTTCAAGGCGGTGTTCGGGCTCGAGGATTTCCGCCAGCTGGGGGTCGCGTACGCGCTGATGGGTGCTCTCGGCGTGCTCGCGGCGCACCGCATCGCGCTGCGGGTGAGCACCGTGCGCTGGGTGCCGCACGTGTTGGGCCTGTTCCTGGTCTGCTACTACCCGTACCTCTCGATCGGCGGCTACCTGCTGTCGGAGCTGCCGTTCTCGGTGTGCTTCATGCTCGCGGTGTGGTGCTCGATCCGCCTGGTCGATCACGGCCGCATGCGCGACGCGGTGCTGATGGGTGCGGCCGCCGGTTTCGGGGCGTGGTTCCGCCCGCAGATCCTGATGTCGGTCGGCGTGCTGGGGCTCTACTGGCTGTGGCGTCGACGCGCGCTGCCGCGGGTCAAGCTGCTGCACTTCGTGGGCGCCGGCGTGCCGCTGGCGATCCTGCTGGGCCTGTCGGCGGCGCACTTCCGCTACCAGACCGGGCGCAACGGGCTGGTGTCGGAGAACGGCCCCTTCAACATGGTGTTCGGCCGCTGCCACAACTCGAAGATCGAGTCGCTGCCCGACGGCAAGGGCCACGGCAAGGTGCACTTCCGGCCGCCGGAGTTCCTGCAGCTGAACAACCTGCTCGAGCGCAAGCGCAAGGAGGGGGTCGAGCCACCGGTGAAGCTCAACCCGATCATCGGCGACGTGCTCAACTACCCCGGCTACATCGGCGATCGCGAGCGGCACAACGCGTACATCCGCGAGTGCCTGCACAAGACCACGCTGTGGCGGCAGCTCGAGTACACCTACCTGAACGTCGCGCTGCTGTGGCGCTACAACGTGCCGTGGCCGGACTCCGGCCGCGGGCAGTGGCGCGAGCCGGCGCGGGTGTGGACCCGCATCTACGAGATCGCGTTCGCGATCCCCTCGCTGCTGTTCCTGTTCACGCTGGGCCCACGGCGACTGGTGCGACAGGGCTGGCTGGCGGTGCACATGGTCGCGGTGCTGGTGACCGCGGCGCTGTACTTCGGCGGCACACGCCACCGCGCCTCGTACGATCCGCTGTTCCTCTTCTTTGCGCTCGAGGTCTACGCGGTGATCGGTCGATGGGCGTGGCAGCGCTGGCGGGCGCGTCGGGCCGCGCGCGCCTAG
- a CDS encoding insulinase family protein — MPRNSVARLPAYLVVAALAAACGRKTATTTPDVATPTAATVDVAARERILADSDLPALLPTPRSDDPMAITIDRLDNGMSVYISTDRQSPRFAAWVVVRAGSRHDPPDSTGLAHYLEHMLFKGSDEFGTIDFEHEAPHVARVRELYAKLRETSEPAARTAIMREIDAQTQAQAAFAVPNEFDRMYASMGIEDVNAFTSDDITAYISMVPSNRLEGWSLVEAERLADPVFRLFYPELEAVYEEKNLSLDDPDDQVWEALNAALMPKHPYGAQTTIGTVEHLKTPAYQDMADFFARWYVPNNMAIVLAGDIDRETALPQLQRAFGRLEPAALASPHAGTLSPPTTRVAREVVAEGEEAVAIAWLTVPAGHPDEAALEVMDRVLDDDTVGLINTELVLTQKLPDADSFRVRNREAGYVGVRGVARAGQSLAEVEQLLDGAIQKLRRGEITDADVTAAKLHQQVERKLAAESSVVRVAQMAESFAQHLQWHDVLAHEAALDAVTREDVVRVAKAYLGEGRVVVTRRHGTPTLPKIDKPQITPVAIDSGRSSAFAKRIAALPSKPLEPVWAVEGTDYVHRSLPAGDLIAARNPRNDLFTLVYAFERGERKAPLLCHALALLDRSGAGADEAEVLQKRIYALGASVSTRCTAEVSEVEISGPDAALEPVLALVDGWLAAPRFGKEVQADLLANTLSERQDAMADDRTLAAALDAFAKYDRRSAFLQEPSNRALAQARPKALASLLRTLFDHRHRTLYFGPRDADAVAKIVARGHAHRDVGEVQARVFRRVDGPQIFFLHKQGAKANVRLVLPQPPLPRERRPAAELLSQYLSGNMGALVFQEIRESRGLAYSAWSNYDFGARPRDASGLFGAVSTQADKVPVALTTFLGLLRSPAVQAPRLSEARDGLDQQYRATRLDPRWITRWVASWDELGEATDPRPWLWEHINAATVADVEALTSATADAPVIISIVGDRTKIDFAELRKIAPVTEVQASQLFSYGAFPPGHERPAGDDAPAQAE; from the coding sequence ATGCCGCGCAATTCCGTCGCCCGACTCCCCGCCTACCTCGTGGTCGCTGCGCTTGCGGCCGCCTGCGGGCGCAAGACCGCGACGACGACCCCCGATGTCGCGACACCGACGGCCGCGACGGTCGACGTCGCGGCGCGCGAGCGCATCCTCGCGGACTCCGATCTGCCGGCCCTGCTACCCACGCCGCGCAGCGACGACCCGATGGCCATCACCATCGATCGCCTCGACAACGGCATGTCGGTCTACATCAGTACCGATCGCCAGTCGCCGCGCTTCGCCGCCTGGGTGGTGGTGCGCGCCGGCAGCCGCCACGATCCACCGGACTCGACCGGGCTCGCGCACTACCTCGAGCACATGTTGTTCAAGGGCAGCGACGAGTTCGGCACCATCGACTTCGAGCACGAGGCGCCCCACGTCGCCCGCGTGCGCGAGCTCTACGCGAAGCTGCGCGAGACCAGCGAGCCGGCCGCCCGCACCGCCATCATGCGCGAGATCGACGCGCAGACCCAGGCCCAGGCCGCGTTCGCGGTGCCCAACGAGTTCGATCGCATGTACGCGAGCATGGGCATCGAGGACGTCAACGCGTTCACCAGCGACGACATCACGGCGTACATCTCGATGGTGCCGAGCAACCGGCTCGAGGGGTGGAGCCTGGTCGAGGCCGAGCGGCTGGCCGATCCGGTGTTCCGCCTTTTCTATCCCGAGCTCGAGGCGGTGTACGAGGAGAAGAACCTCTCGCTCGACGACCCCGACGATCAGGTGTGGGAGGCGCTCAACGCCGCGCTCATGCCCAAGCATCCCTACGGTGCGCAGACCACCATCGGCACCGTCGAGCACCTGAAGACCCCGGCCTACCAAGACATGGCCGATTTCTTCGCGCGCTGGTACGTGCCCAACAACATGGCCATCGTGCTCGCGGGGGACATCGACCGCGAGACCGCGCTGCCGCAGCTGCAGCGCGCGTTCGGGCGGCTGGAGCCCGCCGCGCTCGCGAGCCCGCACGCGGGTACGCTGTCGCCACCGACCACCCGCGTCGCCCGTGAGGTCGTCGCCGAGGGCGAAGAGGCGGTCGCGATCGCGTGGCTCACCGTGCCCGCCGGGCACCCCGACGAGGCTGCGCTCGAGGTCATGGATCGCGTGCTCGACGACGACACCGTCGGGCTCATCAACACCGAGCTCGTGCTCACGCAGAAGCTGCCCGATGCCGACAGCTTCCGCGTGCGCAACCGCGAAGCCGGCTACGTGGGGGTCCGCGGGGTCGCGCGGGCGGGACAGTCGCTCGCCGAGGTGGAGCAGCTGCTGGACGGCGCGATCCAGAAGCTGCGCCGCGGTGAGATCACCGATGCCGACGTCACCGCCGCCAAGCTGCACCAGCAGGTCGAGCGCAAGCTCGCGGCCGAGTCGAGCGTCGTGCGGGTCGCACAGATGGCCGAGTCGTTCGCGCAGCACCTGCAGTGGCACGACGTGCTCGCCCACGAGGCCGCGCTCGATGCGGTCACCCGCGAGGACGTCGTGCGGGTCGCGAAGGCCTACCTCGGCGAGGGTCGCGTGGTCGTGACGCGCCGCCACGGCACGCCGACGCTGCCGAAGATCGACAAGCCCCAGATCACGCCGGTCGCGATCGACTCCGGGCGCAGCAGCGCGTTCGCCAAGCGGATCGCGGCGCTGCCGAGCAAGCCGCTCGAGCCGGTGTGGGCGGTCGAGGGCACCGACTACGTCCACCGCAGCCTGCCGGCGGGCGACCTCATCGCCGCCCGCAACCCCCGCAACGACCTGTTCACCCTCGTCTACGCGTTCGAACGCGGCGAGCGCAAGGCGCCGCTGCTGTGCCACGCGCTGGCGCTCCTCGATCGCAGCGGCGCCGGGGCCGACGAGGCCGAGGTCTTGCAGAAGCGCATCTACGCCCTCGGCGCGTCGGTCTCGACCCGCTGCACCGCGGAGGTCAGCGAGGTCGAGATCTCGGGGCCCGACGCCGCGCTCGAGCCGGTGCTCGCGTTGGTCGACGGGTGGTTGGCGGCGCCCCGCTTCGGCAAGGAAGTGCAGGCCGACCTGCTGGCCAACACGCTGTCGGAGCGGCAGGACGCGATGGCCGACGACCGCACGCTGGCGGCGGCGCTGGACGCCTTCGCCAAGTACGATCGCCGCAGCGCGTTCTTGCAGGAGCCGAGCAACCGCGCGCTCGCGCAGGCGCGCCCGAAGGCGTTGGCGTCGCTGCTGCGCACGCTGTTCGACCACCGCCACCGCACGCTGTACTTCGGCCCCCGCGACGCCGACGCGGTCGCGAAGATCGTCGCGCGCGGGCACGCGCACCGCGACGTCGGCGAGGTCCAGGCCCGCGTGTTCCGCCGCGTCGACGGGCCGCAGATCTTCTTCCTCCACAAGCAGGGCGCCAAGGCCAACGTGCGGCTGGTGCTGCCGCAGCCGCCGCTGCCCCGCGAGCGCCGACCCGCCGCCGAGCTGCTCTCGCAGTACCTCTCGGGCAACATGGGCGCGCTGGTGTTCCAGGAGATCCGCGAGTCGCGGGGCCTGGCCTACAGTGCGTGGTCGAACTACGACTTCGGCGCGCGCCCCCGCGATGCGTCGGGTCTGTTCGGCGCCGTCAGCACGCAGGCCGACAAGGTGCCGGTGGCGCTGACGACGTTCCTCGGGCTGCTGCGCAGCCCGGCCGTGCAGGCGCCGCGGCTGTCCGAGGCCCGCGACGGGCTCGATCAACAGTACCGCGCCACACGGCTCGACCCGCGCTGGATCACGCGCTGGGTCGCGTCGTGGGACGAGCTCGGTGAGGCGACCGATCCGCGGCCTTGGCTGTGGGAGCACATCAACGCTGCGACGGTGGCCGACGTCGAGGCGCTCACGTCGGCGACCGCCGACGCCCCGGTGATCATCTCGATCGTCGGTGACCGCACGAAGATCGACTTCGCCGAGCTGCGAAAGATCGCGCCCGTCACCGAGGTGCAGGCGTCGCAGCTGTTCTCCTACGGCGCGTTCCCGCCGGGGCACGAGCGCCCAGCCGGCGACGACGCGCCGGCGCAGGCGGAGTAG